In Miscanthus floridulus cultivar M001 unplaced genomic scaffold, ASM1932011v1 fs_580_1_2, whole genome shotgun sequence, one genomic interval encodes:
- the LOC136532322 gene encoding uncharacterized protein, whose protein sequence is MSGRQEPRSKHRHDPALEKYKKARQEMHPRFQPSSRRPTRAASSAAPQYAEGSGSSSSDTDSDEFRVEPREDKKRKSTDRGSDGDSSDEEQEIEEEESPLSDEAASEQETEEQQQARYDRDGRPEKRDSWSWGCSHREKKKVEIIEVSLQKLVRRGLDGVRVFHTLYHRQVAPLVERAQPMWRKKKKVEVAHRKYKKEKEIARRVKARENNSDVESELESEDPTDVDDMVFSEEEESREVVVTSVEHHDPAVMSAGDEREAKSRATVPMLRKCAASTDAAGEWEAKRARSLHPSVASPISSPPATGAIEQARWLEERACTRVSLGLVPVHDS, encoded by the exons atgagtggacgacaggagccgaggtccaagcacaggcatgatccagcacttgagaagtacaagaaggcaagacaggagATGCATCCTAGATTCCAGCCGAGCAGCAGGAGGCCTACCagagctgcctctagtgcagcacctcagtatgcagagggatcagggagctcttcttctgacactgattctgatgagttcagagtaGAGCCCAGAGAAGAtaaaaagaggaagagcactgacagaggatctgatggtgacagctcagatgaggagcaggagattgaggaggagga atctcctctatcagatgaagCAGCTAGTGAGcaggagactgaggagcagcagcaggccagatatgatagaga TGGGAGGCCAGAGAAGCGggatagttggtcatggggctgTTCTCAtcgagagaagaagaaggtggagatcattgagGTGTCGCTCCAGAAGCTCGTGCGGCGCggtcttgatggggtgcgggtgttccacaccctctaccaccgCCAAGTTGCTCCATTAGTGGAGAGGGCACAACCCATGTGGAG gaagaaaaagaaagtcGAGGTGGCTCACCGGAAgtataagaaggagaaggagattgccCGACGCGTGAAGGCCAGGGAAAATAATAGTGACGTCGAGTctgagctcgagtcagaggatcccacagatgtggatgacatggttttctctgaggaggaggaaagccgggaggttgttgtgacctcggtggagcatcatGACCCTGCGGTGATGTCTGCTGGCGATGAGCGGGAGGCGAAGAGCCGTGCCACGGTTCCTATGCTGAGGAAGTGTGCGGCGAGCACAGACGCCGCCGGCGAATGGGAGGCAAAGCGGGCGCGGTCACTGCACCCCTCGGTGGCGTCGCCGATCTCGTCCCCACCTGCCACGGGTGCGATCGAGCAAGCCAGGTGGTTAGAGGAGCGAGCTTGCACCCGTGTGTCGCTGGGACTAGTGCCAGTGCACGACTCGTAG